A genomic region of Desulfosarcina ovata subsp. ovata contains the following coding sequences:
- a CDS encoding HD domain-containing protein, protein MEDFNAERVLECFMELHTLTKLRRTGWLLVGVPEAESVSDHCYEAALFAFILSKQLNVKVDIGRVVLMLLFHEVAEARITDLPRRSKDYIGKAKKHGETEAAKDILFDVADDVIELLDEMHAKETPEAKLAEAAEELQIIFRALVYAKECRGDMSEYRRDVQNYDDFGIPAARQIADLIGKKLDEYLAGKPYWEIGYSKRPKDADQKY, encoded by the coding sequence ATGGAAGATTTTAATGCGGAGCGGGTTCTTGAATGCTTTATGGAACTACATACGTTAACGAAGCTCCGCCGGACTGGATGGTTACTCGTGGGTGTACCAGAGGCAGAGTCAGTTTCAGATCATTGTTATGAGGCGGCGCTTTTTGCTTTTATTTTATCCAAACAACTTAATGTTAAGGTGGATATTGGCCGTGTTGTATTGATGCTTCTTTTCCATGAGGTCGCAGAGGCAAGGATCACCGATCTTCCGAGAAGGTCTAAAGATTATATTGGGAAGGCAAAGAAACATGGAGAAACCGAAGCAGCAAAAGACATTCTTTTTGATGTAGCTGATGATGTTATAGAGCTACTTGATGAAATGCATGCGAAGGAGACGCCAGAAGCAAAACTTGCAGAAGCAGCCGAGGAGTTGCAAATAATTTTCAGAGCTTTGGTATATGCAAAAGAATGTCGTGGAGATATGTCGGAGTATCGACGTGATGTACAAAATTACGATGACTTTGGAATTCCTGCTGCTCGACAGATAGCAGATCTAATAGGAAAAAAATTAGATGAGTACTTGGCTGGAAAGCCTTACTGGGAGATCGGGTATTCGAAAAGACCCAAGGATGCTGACCAAAAATATTGA